Part of the Cloacibacterium caeni genome is shown below.
ACAACTCTAAAAAGCTTGCTGCGGTTCCTGTGGTTCCTTTTACACCTCTAAATCTTAATGTTTCGAGGAAAAATTCTAATTCTTCTAAATCCAGAAGTAAAGATTGTAGCCAAAGCGTAGCTCGTTTCCCTACAGTAGTTAACTGCGCTGGTTGAAAGTGTGTGAAACCAAGCGTTGGTAAATCTTTATATTGAAGTGAAAAATCAGAAAGATTTTTAATAACATTCACCAATTGTTTTCTGATAATTTGCAGTCCGTCTCTAATTTGAATAAGGTCTGTATTATCTCCTACAAATGCCGAAGTTGCACCTAAATGAATGATTGGTTTAGCTAATGGAGCAACATCTCCGTAGGTATGAACATGCGCCATCACATCATGACGAAACTTCTTTTCGTAGTGTGCTGCTTTTTCGTAATCAATGTTTTCTGAATGTTCTTTGAGTTGAGCAATTTGCTCATCGGTAATGTCTAAACCGAGGTCTTTTTCTATTTCTGCGAGCGCAATCCACAGTTTTCTCCAAGTTCTAAATTTCTGATTAGGCGAGAAATTGAAGAGCATTTCTTCACTAGAATAGCGCTCTTCTAATGGATTTTTGTAAGAATTCATCGAAGGTCTTTTTTTACTTTTTTTAGATGCTCAAAAATACAATAATAATGCTTTTGACACCAATTTATTTAAAGAAAATTAACATTTAATTAACTTTTAACAAAAAACGCAGGAAAATTTCCTGCGCTTCATATTTATTTTCTGCCCGTAAAATCCTTCATGGTATCATAAATCCCGAAGACATTTTTCATCACCCAATCAAAGGCTGGAATTGGTAAAATTCCTTGTGAAAAACGGATAAACCAATAAGGAAGTGGCATTGCCAAAATCTTGGTTCCTCTTTCTATGGCTTTGATAATTCTTTCTGAAGTTGGTTCTGGTTCTAGAATCGGAAGTAATTTAGATTTCACTCCGTCAAACATTCCTGTGTTGATGTAAAAAGGCATAATTGTAGTGACAGAAACGTTTTTATCGAGCTGCTCCATTTCGAGACGAAGAGAATCACTCCAACCATTTACTGCCCATTTTGAAGCTGCGTAAACAGACATTTTAGGATTGGAAATCAATCCTGCTGAAGAAGCGATGTTACAAATGGCTCCAGAGTTTTCTTTCATCATTTCTGGTAAAAATTCTAATGCGATGTGCATTAAAGCGTTTGCATTAATCAATAACGATTTCTGAATTTGTTCGTGGGTGTGTTCATGGAAATATTTCCCTACTACAATTCCAGCATTGTTGATAAGAATATCTACTTTTCCTACTTCTATTCTTACTCTTTGAACAGCGATTTTAATTTCGTCTAGATTAGAAACATCTACTTTATATGTAGAAATCTCTTTTCCAAATTTCGCAAATTCTTCTTTGGTTTTGGCTAAACCTTCTTCATTAATATCCCAAATAATCAAATTGGAGGCTCCTCTCTCCAAAGATTTTCTTGCCATGATTTTACCAATTCCAGAACAACCACCCGTAATCAGTACTTTTTTATTTTTAAAATCCATATCAATTAATTTTTCTTTTATTCAACAGGGTAAGATACTTCAGAAAAGCATTCGTTTTCTTTAAAATTCTAAAAACTATTATTTCTCACATAAAGTCTTTTGAAAACTGAGAAAATATTGCATCAAAAATCTACAGTTTATTTTATCTTTGTGAAAATCAATGTCTAAAATAATGAATTACGCTGATATTTTACAACAACAGAAAACTTTTTTTAACACTCATGCTACCAAAGACTTAAATTTCAGGAAAGCACAATTGCAAAAGCTGAAAAAAGTAGTAAAAAGCAATGAAAAATTACTGTATGATGCCATTTATCAAGATTTCGGAAAGTCTGAATTTGAAACTTTCGGAACCGAAATTTCTTTTATCTATAAAGACATCGACTACTATTTAAAAAATTTAAAATCTTTTGCCAAGCCTAAAAGCGTTTTAACCAATATTGTGAACCAAATGGGAAGTAGTAAAATCGTGTTTGAACCGCTTGGAAACTGTTTGGTCATCGGTGCGTGGAATTATCCTTATCAATTGACTTTAACGCCTGTAATTGCTGCAATAGCCGCTGGAAACACTTGCATGATTAAACCCAGCGAACTACCCGAAAACACGATGAAAGCCATGGCGAAACTCATCAATGAAAATTTTGATGCAAAATTTTTATACGTAGTAGAAGGTGGTGTAGAAGAAACCACAGCGATTTTAAAACTAAGATTTGACAAAATATTTTTCACGGGAAGTCCAAGAGTTGGAAAAATCGTTTACAAAGCTGCCGCAGAACATTTAACGCCAGTAACTTTAGAATTGGGTGGGAAATCTCCAGCATTTGTCACCGAAAAAGCTGATTTAAACATTGTAGCGAGAAGAATAGTCTGGGGAAAATTCATCAACGCGGGACAAACTTGCGTAGCTCCTGATTATCTGTACGTTGCAGAAAATATTAAAGCGAAATTTTTAAAAGTTCTCATCGAAGAAATTAAAAAAAGAAACTATACTGATAACGTAGACCATTATTGTAAAATCATCAACGAGAGGAATTTTGACCGATTAGAAAAGATGATTGACCGCGAAAAAATGGTTTTCGGAGGCGAAACAAACCGTGAAAAAAGATACATCTCTCCTACTGTTTTAGACAACGTAACTTGGGAGGATTTAGTAATGCAAGAAGAAATTTTCGGGCCAATTTTACCGATTTTGACTTATAAAAATCTAGAAACTGCCATGCAAACCGTAGTGGAAGGTGAAAAGCCTCTTTCTGCTTATTTATTCAGCAATGATGCTAAAGAACAAGAACTTTTCACCGAGAAATTAAGTTTTGGAGGTGGCTGTATCAATGATACTTTGATGCATTTGAGCAATGACAGACTTCCATTTGGAGGTGTAGGAAATTCTGGAATTGGCAATTATCACGGGAAATTTGGTTTTGAAGCATTTTCTCATCAAAAAGCAATCCTCAAAAAATCTAATTATTTGGAACCAGAATTGAAATATCCTCCTTATTCTGATGCTAAACTCAATATTTTGAAAAAGTTATTGTAAGAATTTTCTCGCTGATTGGGCAGATTAAGCAGATTTTATTAATAAAAAGCGTACAGTAAAATTTTCTTTTCAGAACGGTCAATATAATTTGCTGTAATTTTAAAAAATTGAGGAGATAACATAGGACAACCTAAACTTAAACATGCAGGATTCTGAGTTTCTGTATCTGGTATACAATGGTAAGAATGCAAAACGATAGCTCTTTTTAAAGCATTGCTATTGGTTTTATCCAATCCTTTTAAACGATAAGATTTACCAAAAGTTCCCACATAAGAATTCATGATGACATATTTACCTAAAGAAGATTGATAAGAGTTTTCTATGTTGCTAAATTTAAGTTCTTTAGAACCTTTAATCACTGAACCAGAACCATGAGAAACAATGGCCTTATCTAAAACCTTATTATTTTTAAGATCATAAATGAAAAATCTAAATCGATTAGAAGGAATTCTAAAATTGATAAAAATAGCTAAATCCTGATTATAATTCTTTCCTTTAATGTAGTTTTTAACTTGCGAAATTCTGTAATTTGGTAAATCATTATTGGCTTTAGAATTTTGTTGAGATTTTGTCTCACAAGAAAACAATATAAACAAAAAGAGGAAAAGAATGTTTTTCATGGGTTTAGTTTATGTAGTAACTTTTTTAAAACAAAAATATTGTTTTTTTTCATAAAAAAGAGTTGAAAAAATTCAACTCTTTTTTATTATTTTTTAGGTTTCCAAGCTTCGAAGAATGCTTTTACTTTGTCTAAGCTGTAGCCTTTTCCTTCTTCCAACGAACCGCTTTCTTGTGTATGAATTTGCTTTCCATTTTTATCTAAGACAATAAAAACAGGATAGCCATATTTCTCACCTGGATTTCCGTATTGTGCAAAAATTTTCTCGTTTTTATTTTTCGGAGAATAATTGAGGTGATAATAAATGTAGTTTTCATCTACCAATTTCTTTAATTCTGGTGTAGTTTGCACGAAATTATTAAATCTCAAACACCAAATACACCAATTTCCTCCTGCTTGTAGCATGATGTTTTTATTCTCTTTTTTGGCTTTTTTTACCAATTCTGCAATTTTCTTTTCGGCATTTTCGGCATCATTATAAGGTTTTGCATAAGAAGCTTTTTCTGCCTCAGCTTTTTTCTTGGCTTCTAATTTTGCAGCATCTACTTCAGATGTAGTTTGCGCATTAGAAATAACAGGCAAAAACAGTCCCAAAAAAGCTAAATTTAATAATATTTTCTTCATATTTTACTTTTTTATTCATTAACTTAAATTGATTTTGTAAATTTGCAAATTAATTTTGAATTTTGAACCAAATATTATTCCAAATAATTTTCCTTTTATCCAAACTACCCTTTAAAATCTTGTATTTTATATCAGATTTTATATTCTTCATTATCTATTATGTTATAAGATACAGAAAAAAAGTAGTACTAGAAAACCTGAAAAATTCTTTCCCCGAAAAATCAGATCAAGAAATAAAAAAAATCTCAAAAAAATTCTATCATAATTTTTCTGATTACATTGTAGAAACTCTAAAAGCATTTACAATTTCTGATGAATCTTTACACCAAAGAGTTCAACATATAAACTTAGAAGTTTTTTCTGAATCTCAAAAAAAACAAAAAAATGTGATGATGCTTTCTGGTCATGTTTTCAATTGGGAATGGTTTAATTCTTTGGCAACAATTATTCCTCAAGAAAAATGCTTCCCTATTTACAGAAAAATGCAAAATCCTTTTTGGGAAGAAAAAATAAAAAAAATTAGAAGCAGATATGGTA
Proteins encoded:
- a CDS encoding SDR family oxidoreductase; this translates as MDFKNKKVLITGGCSGIGKIMARKSLERGASNLIIWDINEEGLAKTKEEFAKFGKEISTYKVDVSNLDEIKIAVQRVRIEVGKVDILINNAGIVVGKYFHEHTHEQIQKSLLINANALMHIALEFLPEMMKENSGAICNIASSAGLISNPKMSVYAASKWAVNGWSDSLRLEMEQLDKNVSVTTIMPFYINTGMFDGVKSKLLPILEPEPTSERIIKAIERGTKILAMPLPYWFIRFSQGILPIPAFDWVMKNVFGIYDTMKDFTGRK
- a CDS encoding aldehyde dehydrogenase, coding for MSKIMNYADILQQQKTFFNTHATKDLNFRKAQLQKLKKVVKSNEKLLYDAIYQDFGKSEFETFGTEISFIYKDIDYYLKNLKSFAKPKSVLTNIVNQMGSSKIVFEPLGNCLVIGAWNYPYQLTLTPVIAAIAAGNTCMIKPSELPENTMKAMAKLINENFDAKFLYVVEGGVEETTAILKLRFDKIFFTGSPRVGKIVYKAAAEHLTPVTLELGGKSPAFVTEKADLNIVARRIVWGKFINAGQTCVAPDYLYVAENIKAKFLKVLIEEIKKRNYTDNVDHYCKIINERNFDRLEKMIDREKMVFGGETNREKRYISPTVLDNVTWEDLVMQEEIFGPILPILTYKNLETAMQTVVEGEKPLSAYLFSNDAKEQELFTEKLSFGGGCINDTLMHLSNDRLPFGGVGNSGIGNYHGKFGFEAFSHQKAILKKSNYLEPELKYPPYSDAKLNILKKLL
- a CDS encoding murein L,D-transpeptidase catalytic domain-containing protein, whose translation is MKNILFLFLFILFSCETKSQQNSKANNDLPNYRISQVKNYIKGKNYNQDLAIFINFRIPSNRFRFFIYDLKNNKVLDKAIVSHGSGSVIKGSKELKFSNIENSYQSSLGKYVIMNSYVGTFGKSYRLKGLDKTNSNALKRAIVLHSYHCIPDTETQNPACLSLGCPMLSPQFFKITANYIDRSEKKILLYAFY
- a CDS encoding thioredoxin family protein, yielding MKKILLNLAFLGLFLPVISNAQTTSEVDAAKLEAKKKAEAEKASYAKPYNDAENAEKKIAELVKKAKKENKNIMLQAGGNWCIWCLRFNNFVQTTPELKKLVDENYIYYHLNYSPKNKNEKIFAQYGNPGEKYGYPVFIVLDKNGKQIHTQESGSLEEGKGYSLDKVKAFFEAWKPKK
- a CDS encoding lysophospholipid acyltransferase family protein — protein: MLNQILFQIIFLLSKLPFKILYFISDFIFFIIYYVIRYRKKVVLENLKNSFPEKSDQEIKKISKKFYHNFSDYIVETLKAFTISDESLHQRVQHINLEVFSESQKKQKNVMMLSGHVFNWEWFNSLATIIPQEKCFPIYRKMQNPFWEEKIKKIRSRYGNEALEADDVMKHILRNPNDGNSAYMFVADQTPHISMVNFGLKFLNQKTPVFVGYDRLSGRMNVTFVYCEMEKIKRGHYRVTYHEITPTNQKFEPYEVVKKFHQNLEKTINKNPDNWLWSHRKWKYKDAIKHFDE